The Musa acuminata AAA Group cultivar baxijiao chromosome BXJ2-5, Cavendish_Baxijiao_AAA, whole genome shotgun sequence genomic interval ACTCGTATCTGGTCTGATTGACCCACAAGATCTGCTTCACCACACGAACATGATACTCACCATTCTCTTTCTTCTCAAAGAGGGCCTGTGTAATCTGTGAATTTGAGGTTCCTAAATTTGAGTTCTCATCAACTGGCCCTTGATTGCTGGATGGAAAAGCTTCTGCTTTTATAGCAAGGGGATACAAGTCcaattctcctccctcttttatcAACTGAGCCCCATCAAATACTGAGAAGTCAATTCCTGTTCCAGATGGTTGTCTAAACTTCTGACCCAAACCTTCCTTAAAACATATTGTGACTGGTTTAAGCAAGTCCTCTCTTGTTGCAGTCAGGTTGCAGGCTGTACCTTCTTTTGCAAAGAAGAACACAGTGATGCTGTTTACAGAATGTACAAAAGCAAATGCTTTAGTATATAGAATGTTATGCAGTATATGCAACACAATCTTTGGTCAGTATCTGTGGCTTCAACAATCCTCACTAACCCCACAAATTTTGCAATATCAAACTGAATTAGCCAGTTCCTATTTGTGTAAAAAcctgcagaaagcagtatgcaatgTTTTCATATGAACCAGATACTCAACATTAAAATTTTACTCTTTATCCTTTAGCACAGTTTGTGAAAGACTATAATTAATGTTTAAGGATTTGGATGTGTCACCTCACATTCCATGAAAAAATCATAAAGAAATAGAACAAGTCATGACTCTACTAGTCTTTTTTATGCACTTCCATTCAAACCAAGCAGATCCATACTAACTGTAGTCAAAATGAGATCTCTTATTGTCTGTTCTTGAATTAGCAAAAATCAAACTGAACCAAGTACACAGCATATATAACCGGTTCTTTCAAGTGGTTGCATGGGTTCAGTCCTAATATTGTCTTCCATGAGTGAGGTTTTTGCTTCGGTAGCCCCTGTGAGAGGACACATTAATTAGCCTTGTAACAAGTGTTGGGGCATCATTGGTTGGAGATAACTAATACTAGAATTCAAGTATAACTATTTTTAATTGTCCCTTAAGAATCTCAATTGATTGCTCATTTCCTTGCAGAACTGTTAAATCTAACTATGCCTACCTATCGAAGCATAATTTTATAACTTACTAGGATTTAAGGATTTCCTATGTGTTCTCATTTTTTATGGGAGTCTTGAGATATTATGTCATTCTGTtgcattcttttcttcttttttttccttttctttaattTTATGGACACGTCTTAACTTGTGTCGATGTCACTGTGAACATTCAACCAATAGGAATGCCATATACAGCAGCAACTTAGATCCTCATTCAACACCCAATTATTAGCAAGTTTATGATCAGACTTTTGGTGAACCTTTTAAGTGGTACCAACGACATAATTTCCGACACTTATACAAAAGCTTGTGAACATGTCAAAATTGCCTCACACAGAATGGTTGACACATGAACCCCACCAATTACATTAAAGAAGTtgttatttagataataaaagaTTGGTCACAGTACTCAAGCAGGCCAGTAATATTGAGGACTGACATTGGTTATTCTGAAGTGTCAACTTCCAAGATTTTAGCTTATATTACACCTTCATCCAtctgtttttttcttttgttttttccttCATCCATCTATTAAGTAGGCTAGCAGTGCATATAGGAACAAGCAATTAAGTTTTCTATGCATATCCTGATGCAGCAAGGTCATGAGACAGAACTCTATGAGATGAACTTTTAATTTCAATCTCTAACAACGAATAATTGCAGAGGGAAAAGCAACCTAATCTGCATCAATTTATGTACTTAAAAATCATGAATGAGCTACAAGTcttgcttttcttttccttttcattttcttttagtaAGAAATATTGACAAGTCAATGCTCATGGAAAATCTAGAAGACTATACTTAtaatcacaaaaaaagaaaaaaagacaatcTCATCTAGTTAAATTTTCGACCAAGACCAGCTTAAACTTGACGATATCTTACTGTTGAAGATAGATAATCATCAACCAGCCATTGAAATTCCCTACAAAGCCCAAAGCATGAAGACATGTCTTTGTTCTTTTACTTTAATGCCTCGGATAAAACGGATGCTACTCAACTTTTACAACATAAAATGGAATAATTTAATATCACCTCACAACATCAAAAAAGAACgaaaacacatttcttatatatatatatatatatatatatatatatatatatatatatatataatataatgcagagaggaagagggaagaagagaTACGATCACCTTCCCGCGGCGGTGGCGTCGAACGTGAAAGCGACGAGGAATCGACCAAAATTCTGCTCATCGGGCTCGACCCTGAGGGTCTCCTTCTTAATATTAACATCGTTCCTGATGGTGACGGCCTTCTGGTGCTCGACATAATGAGGTGGAGGTGGCGGAGGAACACACGGCGGGTACCTCCCGGTGCCAACCCACCCCGGGTGGTGGGTCGGGTACTCCCCGTGTgccccgcctccgcctccgcctccgcggtGGTGGTGGTCGAACGGCGCCGGGAGAGGCGCTGGCATCGCCGGTGGCGGGGGCGGGTAGTACCCGTACTGGAAGTACTGCGGGGGGTTCGGGTTAGGGTACTGTGGCGGGTAAGGGGTCGCCGCGGCAAACACGTAACGGTTGGCAGTCacctccggcggcggcggcggctgctgCTGCGGCTGCGGAGCCGGTGGAGAAGGGGCGGGGCCGAAGGGAGGCggatggtggtggtgatggtggtgacGTCCAGAGTTCCTCCGCCGACCACCGACAAGGCCAGCGCCGCCCCCGCCGGCGCGGCTTCCCGTGTTCCCCATTCCCCGATGAAACGGcgaagggaatcagctcctcacCTCGAGAAACTTTGAGGCCTTGCAGAGATAACCTCAAAACACCTTCGCATCACAGAAAGATCGGGTTGTGCGAGCGATTCTGACGCCAATTAGGAGAATTCTTTCAGCCCACGGAGAACACAGCGACCAAAGGGGGGCGATAACGAAGAGGGAACCTCCTCTTTTTGGGAGGCGGCACAACATAATGGAAGGTAGCGTGAAGCTCCACCAACACAAGGGCACTTTTGCAAAATGTTCACGGCAATTAATCCTAATTCGCAAAAAGCCCCTTATCTTAGGCTTCTCCGCCGTTTCACTCTGTCTCAGGTTTCATATTTCAACCCAAAACCGCTagttatttacatataggtccccagcGTCGTCGGTGCGCCCGCGACGTGACGCCAAAAGCGCGGGGGACCTACGCGGCACTCACCGTAAAGGAaggaaggaaagagagagagagagagagagaccgctaCTTGTCGCCTTGGAACGGCCACCTGTGAGATTCCCGTAATGAGTAGTTCGGTGACGTGGCACTTAGTGCCGCAGGGATTAGGAATCGAAACCATACGCATAACTCcaagaaacaaaaaatatatgcacatcatattaattaatattttttattgaggGTTAATTAAGATGGGATcttaataatttattaaattaGTATTTTAGGTGTATAACTTAATTTCgaaaatttaatcaataaaatttaataaattattgatAAGCTCCATTGGAAATTATTTTTGAGAAATGACACTGCTTTTGATTCACGTATTCTGTTATCTTTTttttccttgtatttattattttgactaaattatttt includes:
- the LOC103984961 gene encoding probable E3 ubiquitin-protein ligase LOG2; translation: MGNTGSRAGGGGAGLVGGRRRNSGRHHHHHHHPPPFGPAPSPPAPQPQQQPPPPPEVTANRYVFAAATPYPPQYPNPNPPQYFQYGYYPPPPPAMPAPLPAPFDHHHRGGGGGGGAHGEYPTHHPGWVGTGRYPPCVPPPPPPHYVEHQKAVTIRNDVNIKKETLRVEPDEQNFGRFLVAFTFDATAAGSITVFFFAKEGTACNLTATREDLLKPVTICFKEGLGQKFRQPSGTGIDFSVFDGAQLIKEGGELDLYPLAIKAEAFPSSNQGPVDENSNLGTSNSQITQALFEKKENGEYHVRVVKQILWVNQTRYELQEIYGIGNSVDNDTDGNDPGKECVICLSEPRDTTVLPCRHMCMCSECAKVLRFQTHRCPICRQPVERLLEIKVNDRSEQQQQQQEAQG